A segment of the uncultured Desulfobulbus sp. genome:
CCGGAACATCCGATTTTTTGTGAGATCCGCGAAGTCGATTATATCGCCTCCAGCGTGAGTGCCATTGTCAGCCAGAACGACACCGTGGCTGCCATCTTGACCCCCACCGACAGCGGACTGACTGCGCGACGCCTGGCCCGTTACAAGCTGCCCACCTGGATTGTGGCGGTGAGTTCCAACAAACAGACTTGCCGGGAACTCCTTTTTTCCTCCGGGGTCTTTCCCCTGTATGAGATCCATCATCCCACCGATTGGACCGATGTCGCCCGGGAGTATGCGGTGCGTTTTCAGCTCAAGGGGAGCTGTATCATCCAGACCGAGGGGCCGTCACCGGAAAATCCCGATAGAAATCACAAAATGGAAATAATCGATCTTCGCGATATCCGCTAAACCGTTTGCGTGTATGCTCTTCCGTGCCCCGATCCAAGGAGGGGATTGCTCCCATGGATCGGGGGCTCAAAGAGGCACAGAATAGATCGACATATCTGCTATAATTTCGTGCCCCACCGTTTCATTCTCCTATCCTTCCCTTGTTTTTTTCCTCTGTTTTTCTTTTAATCGAGAAAAAAATGAATAATTGTTCATTCCTGTTTGCCAATTCTCAAAAATCGAGCTAAATAACGTAGTTTACAAACTTGTAAACAACTGTCCTTGACAGTTCCCCATAAAAATTATTCAGTGCAGAGAGAGAGATTTTCCACGGAGGCAGGATGTTGGAGTTTAAGAAGGGCGTTGATATTTTATCAGCGGTTGGCGGTGTAAGGACCATCGGCGAAGCCAGCCAGCTGTTCGAGCAGCGGTTGACCGGCGAGCATCGTGCTCGTCTTGCCAAGATCACCAACGAAGAGGCGCTGCTGAAAGTTGCAAACGCCATTGCCATGTGTGAGCCGGAGGTTGTCTATATTCACACAGGTAGTGAAGAGGACAAAGCCTTTGTCCGTCAATTGAGCCTGGAAAAGGGTGAAGAGAAGAAACTGGCCATTGACGGGCATACCGTCCATTTTGATCTTCCGGAAGACCAGGGCCGCATGGTCAAACAGACGCTCTACATCGCCAATGAGGGAGAGCAGGTTTCCTCCCTGGCCAAAAAAGAGTTGCGTGACCAGTCGCATGCCTACATGCAGGAAAATATGCGCGGCATCATGAAGGGGCTGACCATGTTCGTTGGCTTTTACAGCCGTGGGCCGGTCGGCGCCAAGGCATCCATCCCGGCGATTGAAATATCCAGCTCCACCTACGTCATGCATTCGGCAGAGCTGTTGTATCGCAACTGTTATGCCGATTTCGATGCCGAGGTCATTCGTCGGGGCGAGTTCTTCACCAACGTCCATTCCGAAGGCACCAACCGTTCGGAAGACATTCCCAAAGCACGCATCTACATGGATCGCAGCTGGCAGACCACCTTTTCCACCTTCTGCACCTATGCCGGCAACACCCTGTTGATGAAAAAGGGCAACCATCGTTTTGCCTCGGACTGCGCTATGTACAAATACAATGGCGAGGAACTTTCCGAGCATATGTTCATCACCGGAATGACCGGTCCCGGAGGCCGTAAGACCTTTTTTGCCGGTGCGGCCCCCTCTGGTTGCGGCAAAACCACAACGGCCATGGTGGGCAGCGATTTTGTCGGTGATGACCTGGCCCAGATGTGGATCGGCGATGATGGCACCCTTCGGGCCGTTAATCCGGAGATCGGCATCTTCGGAATCATCGAGGACGTGAACCAGGAGGGAGACCCCTACCTGATGAAATGTCTGCGCCAGCCGGGATCAGAGGTCATCTTCTCCAATATCCTGGTTGATGGACAGGGCAAACCGCGCTGGGTAGGCGACGGCGATCCCGTGCCGGAAAAAGGGGTGAACTTTCAGGGAGAATGGACCCCGGACATGCCCAAAGTCCCCATGTCCCACCCCAACTCGCGCTGTACTCTGCGCGCGGAGAATATCGCCAATCACAACAAGGCTGCCAATGGTGATCCCAATGGCTTGGTGATTGAGGTCATCACCTATTCCGGACGTGACAGCAACACCATGCCGCCGATCTGGGTGGCCAAGAACATGGATGCCGGTGTGGCCATTGGCGCGTCCATCGTCTCCAAGGCGACCGCGGCCGAGATCGGCGCCACCGGGGTCAACCGTCAACCCTGGGCCAACACCCCCTTTGTTGCCGGAAATCTGGCCGACTATCTCGATGCCCAGCTCAACTTTTACGGCAACTCCCGCATGAGCCATAAACCGATCATGTCCGGGTTGAATTACTTTCTCACCCATGAGGCCCGTGGAGGAAGCGGCAGCGGCCTGCTTGGCGAGAAGCGCGATGTCCACGTCTGGTTGGGGTGGCTTGAGCTCTATACCCATGGCGATGTCGAGGCCATCGAGACCCCCATCGGCATGATTCCCAAATATGCGGATCTGAAAAAGCTGTTTAACGAGAAGATCAATAAAGAATATCCGGAATCCCTCTACACCATGCAGTTTTCCCTCTATATCGACAACGTGATAGCACGGATCGATCTCCAGGAAGAGGCGTGGCGCAAGGAAGCGGGGACATCTGAGCGACTCTTTGCCGTGTATGCGGAACAGAAG
Coding sequences within it:
- a CDS encoding phosphoenolpyruvate carboxykinase (GTP) encodes the protein MLEFKKGVDILSAVGGVRTIGEASQLFEQRLTGEHRARLAKITNEEALLKVANAIAMCEPEVVYIHTGSEEDKAFVRQLSLEKGEEKKLAIDGHTVHFDLPEDQGRMVKQTLYIANEGEQVSSLAKKELRDQSHAYMQENMRGIMKGLTMFVGFYSRGPVGAKASIPAIEISSSTYVMHSAELLYRNCYADFDAEVIRRGEFFTNVHSEGTNRSEDIPKARIYMDRSWQTTFSTFCTYAGNTLLMKKGNHRFASDCAMYKYNGEELSEHMFITGMTGPGGRKTFFAGAAPSGCGKTTTAMVGSDFVGDDLAQMWIGDDGTLRAVNPEIGIFGIIEDVNQEGDPYLMKCLRQPGSEVIFSNILVDGQGKPRWVGDGDPVPEKGVNFQGEWTPDMPKVPMSHPNSRCTLRAENIANHNKAANGDPNGLVIEVITYSGRDSNTMPPIWVAKNMDAGVAIGASIVSKATAAEIGATGVNRQPWANTPFVAGNLADYLDAQLNFYGNSRMSHKPIMSGLNYFLTHEARGGSGSGLLGEKRDVHVWLGWLELYTHGDVEAIETPIGMIPKYADLKKLFNEKINKEYPESLYTMQFSLYIDNVIARIDLQEEAWRKEAGTSERLFAVYAEQKEALLKLKAEKGEIVRPQDL